In Microbulbifer celer, a single window of DNA contains:
- a CDS encoding nucleotidyltransferase family protein, which produces MEYAIVVLAAGYSHRFGSDKRLANIKGEPMLVQTVQHALAAAESIPETRVQVVLRARDPIISPLFTHLPVQLVHAPVWPVGISASLVAAVERFRRQGANPRAVLVCLGDMPFVEPQTLQKLLENAAEDRILVPVCAGTRGYPIVIGRRYFSALARLRRATVEKVLRLYCDCVQDIEVADPAINCDINRPQDFHEAARQDLFGKTFAVPDTVPGALLASPSE; this is translated from the coding sequence ATGGAATATGCAATCGTTGTATTGGCCGCCGGATATTCCCATCGTTTTGGTAGTGATAAGCGCCTCGCCAATATCAAGGGTGAGCCGATGTTGGTGCAGACTGTGCAGCACGCCCTGGCCGCTGCGGAATCGATTCCCGAGACCCGGGTTCAGGTAGTTCTCCGCGCCAGAGACCCTATCATATCCCCGCTGTTTACCCACTTGCCCGTTCAACTGGTGCACGCGCCTGTCTGGCCGGTTGGAATCTCCGCCAGCCTGGTGGCGGCGGTGGAGCGCTTCCGACGGCAGGGGGCCAACCCCCGTGCGGTACTGGTCTGCCTCGGTGATATGCCTTTTGTGGAGCCCCAAACCCTGCAGAAACTGCTGGAAAATGCCGCGGAGGACCGCATTCTGGTGCCCGTCTGTGCGGGTACGCGAGGCTATCCAATTGTGATTGGTCGGCGCTATTTCAGCGCCCTGGCCCGATTGCGCCGCGCTACAGTAGAGAAAGTGCTGCGCCTGTATTGCGACTGTGTGCAGGATATCGAGGTCGCCGACCCGGCCATCAATTGCGATATCAACCGTCCGCAAGATTTCCACGAAGCAGCGCGGCAGGATCTGTTCGGTAAAACTTTTGCAGTTCCCGATACAGTGCCGGGTGCGCTGCTTGCATCGCCGTCGGAATGA
- a CDS encoding M90 family metallopeptidase, whose protein sequence is MEAFLLLILFAAAVWLIPYFWRRWRRQHLMAQPLSTEQQSWLEQNLALYPRLPDDQQQELRSHISLFLRDKAFVGCNGLKVTEEMRVTVAAHACLLLLQRANNCYPNLRTILLYPDAYLAEETHRDGYVESAHLSARAGEAHYRGPVVLSWADLQQGLAQPQQGHNVAIHEFAHKLDEEDGYVDGRPLFDSVEAGKDWAPVMRDAFAALRQRLHALHTEIQGTESQPDEGEREVSEEKDDPPSVLDTYGAQSPAEFFAVATEAYFVIPTAMQAAHPALYRELQKFYRTDPAALLRGNLADG, encoded by the coding sequence GTGGAAGCTTTTTTACTACTGATACTGTTCGCCGCCGCCGTGTGGCTGATCCCCTACTTCTGGCGACGCTGGCGCAGACAGCACCTGATGGCGCAGCCACTCAGCACCGAACAGCAGTCCTGGCTCGAGCAGAATCTTGCCCTCTACCCACGGCTGCCCGACGACCAGCAGCAGGAGTTGCGCAGCCATATCAGTCTGTTTCTACGCGATAAAGCGTTTGTGGGCTGCAACGGCCTGAAAGTCACCGAGGAAATGCGGGTAACCGTTGCCGCCCACGCCTGCCTGTTATTGCTGCAGAGAGCCAACAACTGCTACCCGAACCTGCGTACGATTCTGCTCTACCCGGACGCCTATCTTGCAGAGGAAACCCATCGCGATGGCTACGTGGAATCCGCGCATCTGAGCGCTCGAGCGGGCGAGGCGCACTACCGGGGGCCGGTAGTGCTCTCCTGGGCCGATCTCCAGCAGGGGCTGGCGCAACCGCAACAGGGGCACAATGTGGCGATTCACGAGTTTGCCCACAAGCTCGATGAAGAAGATGGCTACGTGGATGGCCGCCCGCTATTTGACTCTGTCGAGGCGGGCAAGGACTGGGCGCCGGTAATGCGCGACGCATTTGCTGCCCTGCGCCAACGGCTGCATGCCCTGCATACAGAAATCCAGGGCACAGAAAGTCAGCCTGATGAAGGAGAAAGAGAGGTCAGCGAAGAGAAGGACGATCCACCGTCGGTGCTGGACACCTACGGCGCCCAGTCGCCCGCCGAGTTTTTTGCTGTCGCCACAGAGGCCTATTTTGTCATTCCGACGGCGATGCAAGCAGCGCACCCGGCACTGTATCGGGAACTGCAAAAGTTTTACCGAACAGATCCTGCCGCGCTGCTTCGTGGAAATCTTGCGGACGGTTGA
- a CDS encoding metallophosphoesterase family protein, with the protein MDRAPDHASPPSGNFIVSPHRYLPGGRVQIWVGSFSADISSLFLCWETDCLQAPEAPGECPLSLEREAPGLCYTLLELDLIPGAHYQVRLVRRAGDGDTPLAAASLRACPSDLSRGFTAWYGTCFYRREDQQALRGAFRALPLDHRPDVTFLGGDQVYLDTAFSNLAPSPIAGFSAMNFRTFKKRGQEFIRRLLGSVFSNEYRKNWRGGLREVLRTGASYFLAGDHEFWNDYPNRPGFLRSLRNPVLHDTWQRLARELFRAYQQPDGVPSAQFDVGNELSFFALDTRLSRGAGRDSGMTDDRSLADCKAWLAGLQSPGVLVLPAPLVTPWQFRRRWSLRALKVKYGWGDHALTDTGQYAELVQALNDCAQDVMILAGDVHFSRLATMHLNGKSLVEVVSSPLACLPSATTGPKQPVTHFPPRPVGNISTPVQYAEAGRLARDFPCKATVHNFVTVRFARAKNAVEAQVTCWDLSDRSAEASPAVDWQRTIELRRRGMNVASGVPAASPEEESA; encoded by the coding sequence ATGGATCGCGCCCCAGATCACGCAAGCCCGCCGTCGGGAAATTTTATCGTGTCACCACACCGCTATTTGCCGGGGGGGCGGGTACAGATATGGGTGGGCAGTTTCAGTGCTGACATTTCGTCATTGTTTCTTTGCTGGGAAACCGACTGCCTGCAAGCTCCCGAAGCCCCGGGCGAGTGCCCGCTCTCCCTCGAGCGCGAAGCGCCCGGCCTGTGTTACACCTTGCTGGAACTCGACCTGATACCGGGAGCCCACTACCAGGTGCGCCTGGTGCGGCGGGCCGGTGACGGTGACACCCCACTGGCTGCCGCGAGCCTGCGTGCATGTCCGTCGGATCTCTCTCGCGGTTTCACAGCCTGGTACGGCACCTGTTTTTATCGCCGTGAGGATCAACAGGCGTTGCGGGGCGCATTTCGTGCACTCCCGTTGGATCACCGTCCGGATGTCACGTTTCTCGGCGGTGATCAGGTGTATCTGGATACGGCATTTTCCAACCTCGCACCGTCGCCCATTGCCGGTTTCAGCGCGATGAACTTCCGCACCTTTAAAAAGCGTGGACAAGAATTCATCCGACGATTGTTGGGCTCGGTGTTTTCCAATGAGTATCGTAAGAACTGGCGCGGTGGTTTGCGGGAAGTATTGCGCACAGGTGCCAGCTACTTTCTCGCCGGGGATCATGAATTCTGGAACGATTATCCCAATCGGCCGGGTTTTCTGCGCAGTCTCCGTAACCCGGTACTGCACGATACCTGGCAGCGGTTGGCGAGAGAGCTGTTTCGCGCCTACCAGCAGCCGGATGGAGTCCCCTCGGCGCAATTTGATGTGGGGAATGAATTGAGCTTCTTTGCTCTGGATACCCGCCTCAGCCGGGGGGCAGGGCGCGATAGTGGCATGACCGACGATCGGTCTCTTGCGGACTGCAAAGCCTGGCTGGCGGGGTTGCAGAGCCCCGGTGTGCTGGTCTTGCCGGCACCGCTGGTAACACCCTGGCAATTTCGGCGCCGCTGGAGTCTGAGGGCGTTGAAAGTGAAGTACGGCTGGGGGGACCACGCACTGACCGATACCGGCCAGTACGCGGAGTTGGTTCAGGCACTGAACGACTGTGCTCAGGATGTGATGATTCTGGCAGGAGACGTGCACTTTAGTCGTCTCGCGACAATGCATCTCAATGGCAAATCGTTGGTGGAGGTGGTCTCCTCTCCCCTGGCCTGTCTACCAAGCGCCACCACCGGGCCGAAGCAGCCGGTGACACATTTCCCGCCCCGACCGGTGGGAAACATCAGCACTCCGGTGCAGTATGCCGAGGCGGGAAGGCTGGCACGAGATTTCCCATGCAAGGCGACCGTGCATAATTTCGTGACTGTCCGTTTTGCCCGGGCGAAAAACGCCGTGGAGGCGCAGGTGACCTGCTGGGACCTCAGCGATCGCAGCGCCGAGGCTTCGCCGGCGGTTGACTGGCAGCGGACAATCGAATTGCGGCGTCGCGGGATGAATGTGGCTTCCGGTGTACCCGCTGCCAGTCCGGAAGAAGAGTCTGCGTGA
- a CDS encoding CinA family protein, whose product MSDDMLALAERLGAALQQCKWQVTAAESCTGGAVAAAITAVPGASAWFEGSVVSYSNRIKHEVLGVDSTDLSRLGAVSEPVVRQMAVGVLNRFDANLAVAVSGIAGPDGGTEDKPVGTVWIAWAHGEGQEPVTVDARCIQFSGDRHEVQSQTVAEALRGLLSIAESHL is encoded by the coding sequence GTGAGTGATGACATGTTGGCGTTGGCGGAGCGTCTCGGCGCCGCCCTGCAGCAATGCAAGTGGCAGGTGACAGCCGCCGAGTCCTGTACCGGCGGCGCCGTTGCCGCGGCAATCACCGCTGTTCCGGGTGCTTCGGCCTGGTTTGAGGGCTCCGTGGTGAGCTACTCCAATCGAATCAAGCATGAAGTGCTGGGTGTCGACTCCACAGATCTGTCGCGCCTGGGCGCCGTCAGCGAACCGGTGGTGCGACAGATGGCGGTGGGGGTCCTCAACCGCTTCGATGCCAACCTGGCAGTAGCGGTCAGCGGTATCGCCGGCCCCGATGGGGGCACTGAAGACAAACCTGTGGGCACGGTATGGATCGCCTGGGCCCACGGTGAGGGGCAGGAACCGGTAACGGTGGATGCCCGCTGTATACAGTTCAGCGGCGATCGCCACGAGGTTCAGTCGCAGACGGTGGCGGAGGCATTGCGGGGATTGCTCTCCATCGCCGAGAGTCACCTGTAA